In Shewanella sp. VB17, a single genomic region encodes these proteins:
- a CDS encoding PapB/FocB family fimbrial expression transcriptional regulator translates to MKNRSKTKVILFPGHETVSGIDALINMTRITSEAKINALKAHLVDGLPAKHAYWRHHVDQQHFSEALRKLNRAAELALKYSEAHK, encoded by the coding sequence ATGAAAAATCGATCTAAAACCAAAGTTATCTTATTCCCTGGTCACGAAACTGTGTCCGGTATCGATGCCCTGATAAACATGACCCGTATAACCAGTGAGGCGAAAATTAATGCTTTAAAAGCTCACTTAGTGGATGGGTTACCCGCAAAACATGCTTATTGGCGTCATCACGTTGACCAGCAGCATTTTAGCGAGGCGCTAAGAAAATTAAATCGAGCGGCAGAACTGGCACTGAAATATAGTGAGGCACACAAATGA
- a CDS encoding helix-turn-helix transcriptional regulator, giving the protein MQSTQDIVRTIRLSQKLSVNQLATKLGCSRQTIYNWEDGITEPKLSQFLHLCMMTGFNSNNLLTKTIFKKDKEKDYADPGKYSNICKHTDDK; this is encoded by the coding sequence ATGCAGTCAACACAGGACATAGTTAGAACTATCAGATTGTCGCAAAAGCTTAGCGTTAACCAATTAGCCACTAAACTGGGGTGTTCAAGGCAAACAATATACAATTGGGAAGATGGAATTACAGAACCTAAATTGTCTCAGTTCTTACACTTATGTATGATGACAGGGTTCAACTCCAACAATCTATTAACAAAAACGATATTCAAAAAAGATAAGGAAAAGGATTATGCAGATCCCGGCAAATATTCCAACATATGTAAACACACAGATGACAAGTAA
- a CDS encoding ogr/Delta-like zinc finger family protein, translating into MRVHCNVCNAKAIIGKTNRLTMGHADLYCSCTDPECGHTFVTNLSFSHTLSPSALTCSALVSELAKAMDPQQRQQLQQELALM; encoded by the coding sequence ATGCGAGTTCATTGTAATGTGTGTAACGCAAAAGCGATTATCGGTAAAACAAATCGGCTGACGATGGGGCATGCCGATTTATATTGTTCATGCACTGACCCTGAATGCGGCCATACGTTTGTGACTAATTTAAGTTTCAGTCACACGTTAAGCCCCAGTGCATTAACATGTAGCGCCCTTGTGTCTGAACTGGCTAAAGCGATGGATCCGCAGCAGCGCCAGCAATTACAACAAGAGCTAGCCCTAATGTAG
- a CDS encoding phage portal protein, whose translation MGDAKLTAANDATIDETEHTSSNGTVVFSMPEAVMPNMWLTDYDSLHFNDYDRYWEPPIDRGLLANLPRRNAQHGGILQSRVNMAASRFISGCMTAQHVEAAFTNQIMFGDVALLKVRDGFGRALRLFPLPSYRTRVAADGGAVVLERDDQLKRYKAADIVWVRQYDPVQQVYGLADYIGGMQAALLNEDATLFRRKYFLNGAHMGFIMYATDPNLDPKVENEIKQKIQDSKGVGNFKSLFVNIPNGKEKGLQIIPVGNFESKDEFSNVKAVSAQDVFNAHRFPAGLGGMIPTNAAGFGDPTKYGEMYFKAETKPLINKMVDAIARDPEIGGRLKLVFDLE comes from the coding sequence ATGGGCGATGCAAAGCTAACAGCCGCTAACGACGCAACCATAGACGAAACAGAACACACAAGTAGCAATGGCACTGTGGTGTTTAGCATGCCTGAAGCCGTGATGCCGAATATGTGGTTGACGGATTACGACTCACTGCATTTTAATGACTATGATCGCTATTGGGAGCCGCCAATCGACAGAGGATTGTTGGCCAACTTGCCTCGGCGTAACGCCCAGCATGGCGGCATATTACAAAGCCGAGTTAACATGGCTGCTAGCCGTTTTATCTCTGGTTGCATGACAGCGCAGCATGTTGAAGCTGCATTTACTAATCAAATCATGTTTGGTGATGTGGCGCTGCTTAAAGTTCGCGATGGCTTTGGCCGTGCCTTGCGGTTGTTTCCACTGCCCAGTTACCGGACCCGCGTGGCAGCAGATGGCGGCGCTGTGGTGCTTGAACGTGACGACCAGCTTAAACGCTATAAAGCAGCTGATATCGTTTGGGTGCGCCAGTATGATCCGGTGCAGCAAGTGTACGGCTTGGCCGATTATATCGGCGGTATGCAAGCTGCACTACTCAACGAAGACGCAACTTTGTTTCGCCGCAAATATTTTCTAAACGGCGCCCACATGGGTTTTATCATGTATGCCACCGATCCCAATTTAGACCCCAAAGTTGAAAATGAGATTAAGCAGAAAATTCAAGACTCTAAAGGCGTGGGCAACTTTAAAAGCCTGTTTGTCAATATCCCCAACGGCAAAGAAAAAGGTCTGCAAATAATCCCTGTCGGTAACTTTGAATCAAAAGATGAATTCAGCAATGTCAAAGCGGTTAGCGCGCAAGATGTATTTAACGCGCATCGATTTCCCGCAGGCCTAGGCGGTATGATCCCAACGAACGCCGCAGGATTTGGCGACCCGACCAAGTATGGCGAGATGTATTTTAAGGCCGAGACTAAACCGCTGATAAACAAAATGGTTGATGCTATAGCGCGAGATCCCGAAATTGGCGGCAGATTGAAATTAGTGTTTGATTTGGAGTGA
- a CDS encoding terminase large subunit domain-containing protein yields the protein MAYSPEIREAAKRLYLRRHTPDEIRDELGLPNNRIIYFWAEKYSWRDMLREEEVDEAIARRIVLLTDIADKSGMQIKELDMLINQHVKLKKQRAVLERGDAEQQIPSQGKSQSKGKTNSSDKAGNNKKPPGRKIKNDVSHLTAEDFDIWVDSLFEYQKLMRAVKNDPAMPRTRNVLKSRQVGFTYGCAGEAFEDAVLTGENQIFISATRAQAEVFRSYIIKIARQFFELELTGNPIVLSNGAELFFLATSSNSAQSRSGNVYVDEYFWIRDFTKVSAVVSACATQTRFNKTYFSTPSAKNHPAYPFWTGDQWKGDNSSRQFVEFPSDNELKDGGRICADKQWRYIIDVETAVAMGCNLIDPKELQEEYSPEVYSNLYMCVFVDDTASVFKFNVLTKLMFDANKWQDFKPLDARPFGNREVWLGYDPSRTRDNACLVVVAPPIGDKEKFRCLERHYWRGLNFQHHVNEIEKTFARYNVTYLGVDTTGIGAGVWDTIHDLHPREATAIHYSNESKNRLVLKMIDVVEGNRLQLDQDMKDLPAAFMAIKRGMTGSGNMMTFKADRSDKVGHADGFWALSHAIINEPLNHLHKRKSTWAMQS from the coding sequence ATGGCCTACTCTCCCGAAATTCGAGAAGCTGCAAAACGGCTGTATTTACGTCGACATACGCCAGATGAGATCCGCGACGAACTCGGCTTACCCAACAACCGTATTATTTATTTTTGGGCTGAAAAATATAGCTGGCGCGATATGCTGCGCGAAGAAGAAGTGGACGAAGCCATCGCCCGCCGTATTGTGCTGTTAACTGATATTGCTGATAAGTCGGGAATGCAGATAAAAGAACTCGACATGCTGATTAATCAGCATGTAAAGCTCAAAAAGCAGCGCGCAGTGCTCGAACGTGGGGATGCTGAACAGCAAATTCCGTCACAAGGTAAATCACAGAGCAAAGGCAAAACGAACAGTTCAGATAAAGCCGGTAACAATAAAAAACCTCCTGGCCGTAAAATCAAGAACGATGTATCACACCTCACGGCTGAAGATTTCGACATTTGGGTTGATAGCCTATTTGAATATCAAAAGTTGATGCGAGCGGTAAAAAATGACCCTGCGATGCCGCGAACACGTAATGTATTGAAGTCGCGCCAAGTGGGTTTTACCTACGGCTGTGCTGGTGAAGCATTTGAAGATGCTGTGCTAACGGGTGAAAACCAAATATTCATTTCAGCTACACGCGCTCAGGCTGAGGTTTTCCGTTCATACATTATAAAAATTGCCCGCCAATTTTTTGAGTTAGAGTTAACCGGTAACCCCATCGTATTAAGTAATGGAGCCGAACTTTTCTTTTTAGCAACCAGCTCTAATTCTGCTCAGTCTCGATCTGGCAATGTTTACGTTGATGAATATTTTTGGATAAGGGATTTCACTAAAGTTAGTGCGGTTGTTTCCGCCTGTGCGACACAAACCCGATTTAACAAAACCTATTTTTCTACACCTAGCGCCAAGAATCACCCTGCTTACCCTTTCTGGACGGGCGATCAATGGAAAGGCGATAACAGCTCTCGCCAGTTTGTTGAATTCCCATCTGACAATGAGTTGAAAGATGGCGGGAGAATTTGCGCCGATAAACAGTGGCGTTACATCATCGATGTTGAAACCGCTGTTGCTATGGGCTGCAATCTTATCGATCCCAAAGAGCTGCAAGAGGAGTATAGCCCGGAGGTTTATAGCAACCTCTATATGTGTGTGTTTGTCGATGATACCGCCTCGGTCTTTAAATTTAACGTGCTCACTAAGTTGATGTTTGATGCCAATAAATGGCAAGACTTTAAGCCGCTTGATGCTAGGCCGTTTGGTAATCGTGAAGTTTGGCTGGGCTATGATCCATCTCGAACTCGTGACAATGCATGTTTAGTCGTCGTGGCCCCACCCATTGGTGATAAAGAAAAGTTTAGGTGCCTTGAGCGACATTATTGGCGCGGCCTGAATTTTCAACATCACGTCAATGAGATTGAAAAAACCTTTGCGCGTTATAACGTCACTTATTTAGGCGTCGATACCACGGGCATAGGCGCAGGTGTTTGGGACACGATTCATGATTTACACCCTCGTGAAGCCACGGCCATTCACTACAGTAATGAAAGCAAAAATCGCCTGGTATTAAAAATGATAGATGTTGTCGAAGGTAACCGCTTGCAACTCGATCAAGACATGAAAGATTTACCCGCCGCATTCATGGCAATAAAGCGCGGCATGACTGGCAGTGGCAACATGATGACATTCAAAGCCGACCGCTCTGACAAAGTGGGCCATGCTGACGGTTTTTGGGCATTGAGCCACGCCATCATCAACGAACCACTCAACCATTTACACAAAAGGAAATCAACATGGGCGATGCAAAGCTAA
- a CDS encoding GPO family capsid scaffolding protein, with translation MSKQTGWVIAATEGATVDGRTITKAWIDDMAAQYSVDEYTALIWPEHFRSSWAPFDGKNWGVIDEVKAAKFNGKVRLFVKLTANDYLLDANKDGQKLFMSIEPDIDYKGSGRCYLRGLAVTDTPASTGTTRLKFSVGNDATEHEYSQLETLELNDFIQGDTEQQNEKSLYSLFAGWLRNQSPNLAPETSEDDPMNKEQYDGLIGQFSTLGTRLDSLEGQVSQFSKQTTEITPPKDDEETSPAGVVTSDQFSVLGEQLTGFSTKLDKLATDFAALKLEVPGQEPNPGGLNEPESCTV, from the coding sequence ATGAGCAAACAAACAGGATGGGTAATCGCGGCGACAGAAGGTGCGACAGTTGATGGTCGCACCATCACTAAGGCGTGGATTGATGACATGGCCGCACAGTATTCTGTTGATGAATACACCGCACTCATCTGGCCTGAACATTTCCGCTCATCATGGGCCCCGTTTGACGGTAAAAACTGGGGGGTGATTGATGAAGTCAAAGCCGCAAAGTTTAACGGAAAAGTACGTTTATTTGTCAAGCTAACCGCTAACGACTACTTACTTGATGCTAACAAAGACGGTCAAAAGCTGTTTATGTCAATTGAGCCTGACATTGATTACAAAGGCTCAGGCCGCTGTTATTTACGTGGTCTAGCTGTAACCGATACCCCCGCATCGACAGGTACCACCCGCCTTAAATTTTCTGTTGGCAATGATGCAACAGAACACGAATACAGTCAGCTTGAAACCTTAGAGTTGAATGATTTTATTCAAGGTGACACTGAGCAGCAAAATGAAAAATCTCTTTATAGCCTGTTTGCCGGATGGTTAAGAAATCAGTCTCCTAATCTGGCACCCGAAACATCTGAGGATGATCCAATGAACAAAGAACAATATGACGGCTTGATAGGTCAGTTTTCAACGCTTGGCACTCGGCTAGACAGTCTTGAAGGTCAGGTTAGCCAGTTCAGTAAGCAAACAACAGAGATAACACCACCTAAAGACGATGAAGAAACGTCACCTGCAGGCGTTGTGACTTCTGATCAGTTTTCTGTATTAGGTGAGCAGTTAACGGGCTTTTCCACCAAATTGGATAAACTCGCCACTGACTTTGCCGCGCTAAAGCTAGAGGTGCCAGGGCAAGAGCCAAATCCGGGAGGGCTGAATGAGCCTGAGAGCTGCACGGTATAA
- a CDS encoding phage major capsid protein, P2 family, whose translation MNLTPLAKAHVKEYCADIAKNYQVDDVHHQFSVTEPMELKLRAAMLEAVDFLKLITNLPVDQIQGQVVKVGSTLIATGRKENGRFTSGQDVDGNTYQLTETDSCAAVTWATLAVWANAGTAKQFMKLMSQNATMRFALDKLRVGFNGTSVAKTTDPEASPLGEDVNKGWHQLVKEQAPEQIITDPIYFNPDADVNALKDNEYKTLDAIVTELKNTHIHVTLRSDPRLVVLIGSDLTATAQARMANMADTPTERVAVQKMDKTIGGLKAYTPPHFPAKRITLCLLNHLHIYTQKGTSHRKSENVEDRKQHEDKYLRWEGYGVEELEGYAAVDEDAMHIGAAPALVSEE comes from the coding sequence ATGAATTTAACCCCATTAGCTAAGGCTCACGTAAAAGAGTACTGCGCTGACATAGCAAAAAACTATCAAGTTGACGATGTACACCATCAGTTCAGTGTCACTGAGCCGATGGAACTCAAACTACGTGCTGCCATGCTCGAAGCCGTCGATTTTCTAAAACTGATTACTAATCTACCCGTTGACCAAATCCAAGGCCAAGTGGTTAAAGTGGGCAGTACATTAATTGCCACGGGCCGAAAAGAAAACGGCCGTTTTACCAGTGGCCAAGATGTTGATGGCAATACTTATCAGCTAACCGAAACTGACTCTTGCGCAGCGGTAACATGGGCGACCTTGGCTGTTTGGGCTAATGCTGGAACAGCAAAACAATTTATGAAGTTGATGAGCCAAAACGCCACAATGCGCTTTGCACTGGATAAGCTGCGGGTGGGTTTTAACGGTACATCAGTGGCAAAGACAACCGATCCAGAGGCTAGCCCATTGGGTGAAGATGTTAACAAAGGCTGGCACCAGCTTGTTAAGGAACAAGCCCCAGAGCAAATAATTACCGATCCTATTTATTTTAACCCTGATGCTGATGTCAATGCTCTGAAAGATAATGAGTATAAGACTCTTGATGCCATCGTAACCGAGCTTAAAAATACCCATATTCACGTTACATTACGCAGTGATCCTCGCTTAGTGGTCTTGATTGGTAGCGATTTAACCGCCACAGCTCAAGCCAGAATGGCCAATATGGCAGATACGCCGACAGAGCGTGTCGCAGTGCAGAAAATGGATAAAACCATCGGTGGGTTAAAGGCTTACACTCCGCCACATTTCCCTGCTAAACGTATTACCTTGTGCTTACTTAATCATCTGCATATATACACCCAAAAAGGTACTAGCCATCGTAAGTCTGAAAATGTAGAAGACCGTAAGCAGCATGAAGATAAGTATCTCCGCTGGGAAGGTTATGGCGTCGAAGAATTAGAAGGCTATGCCGCTGTCGATGAAGACGCAATGCACATTGGCGCAGCTCCTGCTCTTGTTTCTGAAGAATAA
- the gpM gene encoding phage terminase small subunit, which produces MQLSELDGDLKQLKAFARRQDKIAHKRDVLLPKWQPIVDKYLADVGSKEIEPSDHPIFARSIIWLFDVGDFGRAIELGFKAIELGQAMAAGIRRQWPSFIADTVFEWCEIQAEQGHSVEPYFSQVFSQVAQHWQLAEPITAKFYKFKGLNLLRSTNGEVKATQVGDISTLQQADALLEKAASLHKGVGVKTVRNKIEMRIRALEAYGSQEPS; this is translated from the coding sequence TTGCAGTTAAGTGAACTTGATGGCGACCTTAAACAGTTAAAAGCGTTTGCCAGACGACAAGACAAGATAGCCCATAAACGTGATGTGTTGCTGCCCAAATGGCAACCCATAGTTGATAAATATTTGGCCGATGTAGGCTCAAAGGAGATAGAACCCAGTGATCACCCTATTTTTGCTCGTTCTATTATTTGGCTATTTGATGTCGGCGACTTTGGACGAGCGATTGAGCTTGGCTTTAAGGCCATTGAGCTGGGCCAAGCGATGGCTGCAGGTATTCGCCGCCAGTGGCCGAGTTTTATTGCCGATACCGTTTTTGAATGGTGCGAAATACAAGCAGAGCAGGGCCACAGCGTCGAGCCTTATTTCAGCCAAGTTTTTAGCCAGGTTGCACAGCATTGGCAACTGGCTGAGCCCATTACCGCTAAGTTCTATAAGTTTAAAGGTCTTAACCTACTGCGCAGCACGAACGGCGAGGTTAAGGCGACCCAAGTGGGCGACATCAGCACCTTGCAACAAGCGGATGCCTTGCTAGAAAAAGCCGCCAGTTTGCACAAAGGCGTCGGCGTTAAAACCGTCAGAAATAAAATAGAAATGAGAATACGTGCGTTAGAAGCTTACGGCTCACAAGAGCCAAGCTAG
- a CDS encoding head completion/stabilization protein: MSGFGFDAGEQTSIAIDTDSGWPELSTGEFRTHRRIPETFEEQALADSLNRSSAEIQLQLTEYIAATGKNVPFALGIGLTPHFSDKQISIYRGAVYARSHADLLGYFSAVDQKEAGNNKAQDSEQQDTILSQSSRGIRLLLGLGRVGVDSL; this comes from the coding sequence ATGAGCGGATTTGGTTTTGATGCAGGTGAACAGACAAGCATTGCTATCGACACAGATAGCGGTTGGCCTGAGCTATCAACGGGTGAGTTTCGTACTCATCGCCGCATTCCAGAAACCTTTGAAGAGCAAGCTCTTGCTGATTCACTCAATCGCAGCAGCGCCGAGATCCAGCTGCAATTAACTGAGTACATTGCCGCAACAGGCAAGAATGTCCCGTTTGCACTTGGTATTGGTTTGACCCCTCACTTTAGCGACAAACAGATAAGTATTTATCGCGGCGCGGTATATGCCCGCAGTCATGCGGATTTGTTGGGGTATTTTTCTGCAGTAGACCAAAAGGAAGCGGGCAATAACAAGGCGCAAGACTCAGAACAACAAGACACGATTTTATCTCAAAGTAGCCGTGGCATTCGCTTATTACTCGGCTTAGGCCGTGTTGGAGTGGATTCACTATGA
- a CDS encoding phage tail protein has product MRNEPQTKTQLQQLTEFLLASLQPVIKANNIDAWQERGTLILSGEDKGSDGYQVAKWKHSAVIALEDFPHRKINPYNLLAMVAAYMLDSNWPRDIYGLADPDIDIDVVSKDNSTVLIEVQLMDDIDLIPDNKGPIQFNDGRYRVSLVPINIAESIDIAVNIGGES; this is encoded by the coding sequence ATGAGGAACGAACCCCAGACAAAAACACAGTTGCAGCAATTAACTGAGTTCCTACTCGCCAGTTTACAGCCAGTGATTAAAGCCAACAATATCGATGCGTGGCAAGAGCGCGGCACACTAATATTAAGCGGAGAAGACAAGGGAAGCGATGGCTATCAAGTGGCCAAGTGGAAGCACAGTGCCGTTATAGCGCTTGAAGATTTTCCGCACAGAAAAATAAATCCTTATAACCTATTGGCGATGGTTGCTGCCTATATGTTGGATAGCAATTGGCCGCGTGATATTTACGGTTTAGCGGATCCTGACATTGATATCGATGTGGTGAGTAAAGACAATTCTACGGTATTAATAGAAGTGCAGCTGATGGATGACATCGATCTGATCCCTGATAACAAGGGCCCGATTCAATTTAATGATGGCCGCTATCGGGTATCGCTAGTGCCTATCAATATTGCGGAAAGCATAGATATTGCTGTCAACATAGGCGGTGAATCATGA
- a CDS encoding DUF2586 domain-containing protein: MSLGEVTVNNQNQGQGEVQAIERHFLFVGLAGNEAEESQLYSVNAQSDLEGMFAGSVLREQIIAAQLNAGQNWTAAVYPLSDSETIASAIAHANEVQSFETVVVCDVQTSAQAISGIADVVLGLQGSHGRWCSAIVALLGIDNSSETWSAYEAKMVNIVADLALPLVIPVPQLNGNNAGVLAGRLCNRSVSIADSPMRVATGAVNGLGVMPKDSNDAPLSLATLNTLAKARLSVPQWYPDMAGVYWGDGSTLEAQGGDYQVIENLRVVHKASREVRVRAIRRVADRIFNSTPASIELNKSYFMQPLRAMSKSITVAGVPFPGDITPPRDGDIAIAWMSKTKVTIAMMVRPYNSPKSITVNIMLDLSVQ, translated from the coding sequence ATGTCATTAGGTGAAGTAACCGTAAACAATCAAAACCAAGGACAGGGTGAGGTGCAGGCCATCGAGCGGCACTTTCTGTTTGTTGGTTTAGCGGGCAATGAGGCCGAAGAAAGTCAGCTGTATTCGGTTAACGCGCAAAGTGATTTAGAAGGCATGTTCGCAGGCAGTGTACTACGAGAACAAATTATTGCCGCTCAGCTGAACGCGGGACAAAACTGGACGGCGGCGGTGTATCCACTGTCAGACAGTGAAACTATTGCTAGCGCGATTGCTCATGCGAACGAGGTGCAAAGTTTTGAGACTGTGGTGGTGTGTGATGTGCAAACAAGCGCTCAAGCTATCAGTGGCATTGCAGATGTTGTGCTTGGTTTGCAAGGCTCACATGGCCGTTGGTGCTCGGCCATTGTCGCCTTGCTAGGTATTGATAATAGCAGTGAAACATGGTCGGCCTATGAAGCCAAGATGGTAAATATTGTAGCCGATTTAGCCCTGCCGTTAGTGATACCCGTGCCACAACTTAATGGCAATAACGCGGGCGTACTGGCGGGACGTTTATGTAATCGCAGTGTCAGTATTGCCGACTCGCCTATGCGTGTTGCAACAGGCGCGGTTAACGGTTTGGGCGTGATGCCCAAGGACTCAAATGATGCGCCGTTGTCACTAGCCACGCTTAACACCTTAGCTAAAGCGCGTTTGAGTGTGCCGCAGTGGTATCCAGACATGGCGGGGGTTTACTGGGGAGACGGCTCAACTCTCGAAGCCCAAGGCGGCGATTATCAAGTGATTGAAAACCTGCGTGTGGTACATAAAGCCAGTCGTGAAGTGCGGGTACGCGCTATCAGACGGGTGGCTGACCGTATTTTTAACTCAACCCCCGCCAGTATTGAGTTAAACAAAAGCTATTTTATGCAGCCACTGCGGGCCATGAGCAAAAGCATCACAGTCGCCGGAGTGCCGTTCCCCGGTGATATTACCCCGCCGCGTGATGGCGATATTGCCATTGCGTGGATGAGTAAAACCAAAGTCACCATAGCCATGATGGTGCGGCCCTACAACAGCCCCAAATCCATTACCGTCAACATCATGTTAGATCTTAGCGTTCAGTAA
- a CDS encoding phage protein: MRLSGMNFRTHMGDTQIQVDSASVTITDNSGVSQTAGVPDGAVDGDVAASGELTVNAANFALISQQAKSAGAWRAMETFDIQFYAKTAQDEMKVECFGCRIKLSDLLDIDSKGGSASLFKIPFDVTSPDFVHIDGVPYLRPEEIENIVQS, from the coding sequence ATGCGTTTATCCGGAATGAATTTTAGAACCCACATGGGTGACACTCAAATACAGGTTGATAGTGCCTCGGTGACCATTACCGATAACAGCGGCGTGTCACAAACAGCCGGAGTGCCAGACGGCGCGGTCGATGGTGATGTGGCCGCAAGCGGTGAGCTAACGGTTAATGCGGCTAATTTTGCGCTAATTAGCCAGCAAGCAAAATCAGCCGGTGCATGGCGCGCAATGGAAACGTTCGACATTCAGTTTTATGCGAAAACCGCACAGGATGAAATGAAAGTCGAGTGTTTCGGTTGCCGTATTAAATTGAGCGACTTGCTCGATATCGACAGCAAGGGCGGCAGCGCCAGCTTGTTTAAAATTCCGTTTGATGTGACTAGCCCTGATTTTGTCCATATCGATGGCGTGCCGTATTTACGCCCTGAAGAAATTGAAAACATAGTTCAGTCATAG
- a CDS encoding TraR/DksA C4-type zinc finger protein has protein sequence MDDADLAVKHQEQAEARARAQRLIAKPVKPSASHCIECDEAIAQARRLAVLGVELCIECQELTEKRANR, from the coding sequence ATGGATGATGCAGATTTAGCAGTAAAACACCAAGAACAAGCAGAAGCAAGAGCACGGGCTCAGCGCCTTATTGCTAAGCCTGTAAAACCCAGCGCAAGTCACTGTATTGAATGTGATGAGGCCATTGCTCAAGCACGGCGGCTTGCCGTTTTAGGTGTCGAGCTGTGCATTGAGTGCCAAGAGCTTACAGAGAAAAGGGCAAATAGATGA
- a CDS encoding pesticin C-terminus-like muramidase, whose product MTKVHFGFISGLEGGPRLTGYVPDSQYSNSGITIATGFDLGQRSVQDLQRLLPHALVAKLNLYCGLKRQAALSVLAQKPLVINEDEACAIDLCVKSQLLEQLTERYNRVSTLPFNQLPEHCQTVIASVAFQYGDLASRCPNFWALAIAQNWPAMDAELCNFGDRYPTRRKREANYLRLRS is encoded by the coding sequence ATGACAAAAGTTCACTTTGGCTTTATTTCAGGTTTAGAAGGTGGCCCACGCTTAACGGGCTATGTGCCGGACTCTCAGTATTCAAATTCTGGGATCACCATTGCCACGGGTTTTGATTTGGGCCAGCGCAGCGTTCAAGACTTGCAGCGTTTATTGCCTCATGCATTGGTCGCTAAATTAAATTTGTATTGTGGGCTAAAGCGGCAGGCGGCGTTATCTGTGTTAGCTCAAAAACCATTAGTGATTAATGAGGATGAAGCCTGTGCCATTGACCTGTGCGTCAAGAGTCAGCTACTTGAACAGCTCACTGAGCGCTATAACCGAGTATCTACTTTACCGTTTAATCAGTTGCCTGAGCACTGCCAAACCGTCATCGCATCGGTGGCGTTTCAGTATGGCGATTTAGCCAGTCGATGCCCTAATTTTTGGGCGCTCGCAATAGCGCAAAACTGGCCCGCCATGGATGCGGAGTTGTGTAATTTTGGTGATAGATACCCGACACGGCGCAAGCGTGAGGCTAATTATTTACGGCTGAGGAGTTAA
- a CDS encoding 3TM-type holin produces the protein MGWFSRLLGGANPIEAIGKAGDALFTSDEERQQLSNDLAEIKQKPMLMQALANTMAAQHRSVFVAGARPFLMWVCGLGFLFAFVINPILQWLLPELGTPELPLDVMMELTLAMLGLAGLRTVEKIKGVAK, from the coding sequence ATGGGCTGGTTTTCACGCCTATTAGGCGGCGCTAATCCTATTGAGGCCATCGGCAAAGCGGGGGATGCGTTATTTACATCGGATGAAGAACGCCAGCAGCTAAGCAATGATCTGGCAGAGATAAAGCAAAAACCCATGCTAATGCAGGCGCTGGCTAACACTATGGCCGCGCAACATAGATCGGTATTTGTGGCGGGCGCGCGACCCTTTTTAATGTGGGTGTGTGGCTTGGGCTTTTTATTTGCCTTTGTGATTAACCCCATATTGCAATGGTTATTACCAGAACTGGGCACCCCTGAATTGCCACTCGATGTCATGATGGAATTGACTTTAGCCATGTTAGGCCTAGCAGGGTTACGCACCGTTGAAAAAATCAAAGGAGTGGCTAAATGA
- a CDS encoding putative phage tail assembly chaperone produces MKKPITLTIGTTEFNFNMTANDHSDYIDIIGRGGSLTSASNNFVIRTIDKEQKEEFKKLLAESPGAEVQIAGTLKGEFAPILDIAVKK; encoded by the coding sequence ATGAAGAAGCCCATTACTCTCACCATCGGTACTACAGAATTTAACTTTAACATGACAGCCAATGACCACTCGGATTATATCGATATCATCGGCCGTGGTGGTTCGTTAACGTCGGCGTCAAATAACTTTGTGATCCGCACCATCGATAAAGAGCAAAAAGAAGAGTTTAAAAAATTGCTTGCAGAGTCACCAGGCGCGGAGGTGCAAATAGCGGGGACATTAAAAGGTGAGTTCGCGCCAATTCTGGACATTGCCGTAAAAAAATAA